A region from the Salvia splendens isolate huo1 chromosome 15, SspV2, whole genome shotgun sequence genome encodes:
- the LOC121768469 gene encoding membralin-like protein At1g60995 isoform X1: protein MDPEQTFIRVQERFSEMLTPNIRAKLEYFFLLLAITLFSILVVMHANYVQQPGCSSEFPSANMSDAQLIQIKITSAGLWSHNEPINHEIDACVKETGAESEEPTNVDGDGSPHLAADSWLSWISSDAKMVKSRLQFWKTDNDVLESQREISISSERFKPPSDDVIVKVSKDVPRNKFFVSPKESLRAAIFHIGRKWHGRLSFFLRLARRTLGGLWDIAGINLNFDIPKWLKILHLDRFNSYAVQFLEKRSKAFEPAYLYTMEKGYFLLPEEARSRHGIHTVNISISARHNCFGNRWQQLLINRVVGYDTILMNSLLNSPGQGYLYNYQTKEFYNLTYAHEQPESSAKFGDYLVTKCGVLMMSLFVFFTTTMSVSFTLRETQTRMLKFTVQLQHHARHRLPTFQLIFVHVIESLVFVPIMIGILFFLFEFYDDQLLAFMVLILVWICELFTLISVRTPISMKFFPRFFLLYFLVFHIYFFSYTYGFSYLALSTSAAFMQHLVLYFWNRFEVPALQRFMQNRRSHFQQHPDFHITSSTILASTLRITRLNTRNPGAVNSDMASGPVPRGGGTPRNAPAGPEEQPPNRLGNPLNLGEQPVLRQPEGGGNPGAMSSFSSLLLWILGGASSESLNSFLSIFRDFRDQGQVYAEPPQQENPQENRAAQNNE, encoded by the exons ATGGATCCAGAGCAGACCTTTATTCGGGTGCAGGAGCGCTTTTCTGAGATGCTCACTCCCAATATCAGAGCTAAGCTCGAGTACTTTTTCCTCTTATTGGCAATTACCCTCTTCTCTATCCTCGTTGTTATGCACGCCAATTATGTTCAGCAG CCTGGCTGTTCCAGTGAGTTCCCTAGTGCCAATATGTCTGATGCCCAGCTTATTCAGATTAAG ATCACCAGCGCTGGCCTGTGGTCACATAATGAGCCCATTAATCACGAGATAGACGCCTGTGTTAAAGAAACTGGCGCTGAAAGTGAAGAACCCACCAATGTGGATGGTGACGGTTCACCTCATTTGGCCGCAGATTCGTGGTTGAGCTGGATAAGCTCTGATGCAAAGATGGTGAAATCTCGACTACAATTTTGGAAGACTGACAATGATGTTTTAGAATCCCAAAGAGAAATTTCTATCAGCAGTGAAAGGTTTAAACCACCATCTGATGATGTGATAGTGAAAGTCAGTAAAGATGTGCCTCGGAATAAGTTTTTCGTTTCGCCAAAAGAATCTCTTAGGGCTGCTATATTTCATATTGGTAGAAAGTGGCATGGCCgtttgtctttctttctcagaTTAGCAAGGCGAACTCTTGGAGGTTTATGG GACATTGCTggtattaatttgaattttgatattCCCAAGTGGCTAAAGATCTTACATTTGGACAGGTTCAACTCCTATGCAG TGCAGTTTCTAGAGAAGAGAAGCAAGGCATTTGAACCAGCTTATTTGTATACCATGGAAAAG GGTTATTTTTTGTTGCCTGAAGAAGCTAGATCAAGGCATGGAATTCATACAGTCAATATCAGTATTTCAGCTCGACATAATTGCTTTGGCAATCG GTGGCAGCAGTTGTTGATAAACAGGGTAGTAGGATATGACACTATTTTGATGAATAGTTTATTGAATTCACCTGGCCAAG GTTACCTTTACAATTACCAAACAAAGGAGTTCTATAACCTTACCTATGCTCATGAGCAGCCTGAAAGTTCTGCAAAATTCGGAG ACTATCTTGTGACCAAGtgcggtgtattaatgatgtcACTATTTGTTTTCTTCACTACCACAATGTCAGTTTCATTTACATTGAGAGAGACGCAAACGCGTATGCTGAAGTTTACAG TGCAGCTCCAGCATCATGCTCGGCACAGGCTTCCAACCTTTCAACTGATTTTTGTGCATGTAATAGAATCGCTTGTTTTTGTACCG ATAATGATTGGAATACTATTTTTTCTATTTGAGTTTTATGATGATCAGCTTTTGGCTTTTATGGTCTTGATTCTTGTCTGGATCTGTGAACTCTTCACGCTTATCAG TGTCCGTACACCTATATCAATGAAGTTCTTTCCTCGGTTCTTTTTGCTCTACTTTTTAGTGTTTCACATATACTTTTTCTCCTATACATATG GGTTTTCTTATTTAGCTCTCTCAACATCTGCAGCATTTATGCAGCACCTTGTCCTCTATTTCTGGAATAGATTTGAG GTTCCTGCTTTGCAGAGGTTTATGCAAAATCGTCGTTCACATTTTCAGCAACATCCAGATTTTCATATCACATCCTCTACTATTCTGGCATCAACGCTACGCATCACAAGATTAAACACAAGGAACCCTGGAGCTGTAAATTCAGATATGGCCTCTGGACCTGTACCTCGAGGTGGCGGAACGCCAAGAAATGCTCCTGCTGGTCCTGAGGAACAGCCCCCTAATAGGTTAGGCAATCCTCTGAATCTTGGCGAACAACCTGTCCTTCGTCAGCCAGAGGGTGGAGGGAATCCTGGGGCCATGAGTTCTTTTAGTTCACTGTTGTTGTGGATCCTTGGGGGAGCTTCATCAGAGAGCCTCAACTCTTTCTTGTCCATATTTCGAGACTTCAGAGATCAAGGTCAAGTTTATGCAGAACCTCCGCAGCAAGAAAATCCTCAAGAAAATCGTGCAGCACAGAACAATGAATGA
- the LOC121768469 gene encoding membralin-like protein At1g60995 isoform X2 — protein sequence MVKSRLQFWKTDNDVLESQREISISSERFKPPSDDVIVKVSKDVPRNKFFVSPKESLRAAIFHIGRKWHGRLSFFLRLARRTLGGLWDIAGINLNFDIPKWLKILHLDRFNSYAVQFLEKRSKAFEPAYLYTMEKGYFLLPEEARSRHGIHTVNISISARHNCFGNRWQQLLINRVVGYDTILMNSLLNSPGQGYLYNYQTKEFYNLTYAHEQPESSAKFGDYLVTKCGVLMMSLFVFFTTTMSVSFTLRETQTRMLKFTVQLQHHARHRLPTFQLIFVHVIESLVFVPIMIGILFFLFEFYDDQLLAFMVLILVWICELFTLISVRTPISMKFFPRFFLLYFLVFHIYFFSYTYGFSYLALSTSAAFMQHLVLYFWNRFEVPALQRFMQNRRSHFQQHPDFHITSSTILASTLRITRLNTRNPGAVNSDMASGPVPRGGGTPRNAPAGPEEQPPNRLGNPLNLGEQPVLRQPEGGGNPGAMSSFSSLLLWILGGASSESLNSFLSIFRDFRDQGQVYAEPPQQENPQENRAAQNNE from the exons ATGGTGAAATCTCGACTACAATTTTGGAAGACTGACAATGATGTTTTAGAATCCCAAAGAGAAATTTCTATCAGCAGTGAAAGGTTTAAACCACCATCTGATGATGTGATAGTGAAAGTCAGTAAAGATGTGCCTCGGAATAAGTTTTTCGTTTCGCCAAAAGAATCTCTTAGGGCTGCTATATTTCATATTGGTAGAAAGTGGCATGGCCgtttgtctttctttctcagaTTAGCAAGGCGAACTCTTGGAGGTTTATGG GACATTGCTggtattaatttgaattttgatattCCCAAGTGGCTAAAGATCTTACATTTGGACAGGTTCAACTCCTATGCAG TGCAGTTTCTAGAGAAGAGAAGCAAGGCATTTGAACCAGCTTATTTGTATACCATGGAAAAG GGTTATTTTTTGTTGCCTGAAGAAGCTAGATCAAGGCATGGAATTCATACAGTCAATATCAGTATTTCAGCTCGACATAATTGCTTTGGCAATCG GTGGCAGCAGTTGTTGATAAACAGGGTAGTAGGATATGACACTATTTTGATGAATAGTTTATTGAATTCACCTGGCCAAG GTTACCTTTACAATTACCAAACAAAGGAGTTCTATAACCTTACCTATGCTCATGAGCAGCCTGAAAGTTCTGCAAAATTCGGAG ACTATCTTGTGACCAAGtgcggtgtattaatgatgtcACTATTTGTTTTCTTCACTACCACAATGTCAGTTTCATTTACATTGAGAGAGACGCAAACGCGTATGCTGAAGTTTACAG TGCAGCTCCAGCATCATGCTCGGCACAGGCTTCCAACCTTTCAACTGATTTTTGTGCATGTAATAGAATCGCTTGTTTTTGTACCG ATAATGATTGGAATACTATTTTTTCTATTTGAGTTTTATGATGATCAGCTTTTGGCTTTTATGGTCTTGATTCTTGTCTGGATCTGTGAACTCTTCACGCTTATCAG TGTCCGTACACCTATATCAATGAAGTTCTTTCCTCGGTTCTTTTTGCTCTACTTTTTAGTGTTTCACATATACTTTTTCTCCTATACATATG GGTTTTCTTATTTAGCTCTCTCAACATCTGCAGCATTTATGCAGCACCTTGTCCTCTATTTCTGGAATAGATTTGAG GTTCCTGCTTTGCAGAGGTTTATGCAAAATCGTCGTTCACATTTTCAGCAACATCCAGATTTTCATATCACATCCTCTACTATTCTGGCATCAACGCTACGCATCACAAGATTAAACACAAGGAACCCTGGAGCTGTAAATTCAGATATGGCCTCTGGACCTGTACCTCGAGGTGGCGGAACGCCAAGAAATGCTCCTGCTGGTCCTGAGGAACAGCCCCCTAATAGGTTAGGCAATCCTCTGAATCTTGGCGAACAACCTGTCCTTCGTCAGCCAGAGGGTGGAGGGAATCCTGGGGCCATGAGTTCTTTTAGTTCACTGTTGTTGTGGATCCTTGGGGGAGCTTCATCAGAGAGCCTCAACTCTTTCTTGTCCATATTTCGAGACTTCAGAGATCAAGGTCAAGTTTATGCAGAACCTCCGCAGCAAGAAAATCCTCAAGAAAATCGTGCAGCACAGAACAATGAATGA
- the LOC121768556 gene encoding uncharacterized protein LOC121768556 translates to MSGAPNRRPHEDGGNGSGVAGGGVNHSHASVLKNPHDDQGTYSGVGGKVVVPKIALRNNESRDADWRSPLLPNMLLRMPTPNDSSSDHVGSESRMEFRDSKDSIKEVKVENRNMKSESRDLPQTAKSDKHDGRCDDSKESKHERDTYSEPKGNEKLDKDGCRGSNSQLNLKDVKEQHRLKQYPDVPGGNAETGKTSRGSLHGPTDAGNEVLHVDDKDFSEAREAVGENKVDTKVDDKLKDKDRKRKEVKHWDLGERDKERSDRQNTLQHDNNINENKDMGKEERESERGGIEKKEPEKEKDNVKELWNRSEKEAPQNEKVPGKFIKQDNFSLELTKKDHGKWKNVDREAIDKMKDRDVDLESDRPDKRIRYHEKELEDSMQVEGGTEQEREDCGVQQRKRMLLPRGSPQSGNHGSVFRSGANDNEGSQGKTGVSRLVYKIGECMQELIKLWKEYELLQGDKACDASQNGPTLEICIPAELVTATNRQVRGGQLWGTDVYTVDSDLVAVLMHTGYCRPTASPPSSTTQELRATIRVLPPQDSYISTLRNNVRSRAWGAAIGCSYRVERCCFVKKEGVIVDLKPCLTQSSTVEPTLIPVTLERKMTTRAAASNALRQQKFLREVTAQFNLCMEPWLKYSMNAVADKGPKKSHFTSARLKKGEVLYVETHYRRYELCFNREKVVKAGTASETGRPQINNAHSINGERGAVDGESTVVDVFRWSRVKRPLPQTSMQSIGIPLPLEHVEVMDDNIEWDDITWTQTGAWIAGRDYRIARAHFIPQS, encoded by the exons ATGAGTGGAGCTCCAAATAGAAGACCCCATGAAGATGGGGGCAATGGCAGCGGCGTTGCTGGTGGTGGTGTCAATCACAGTCACGCTTCTGTTTTAAAGAATCCACATGATGACCAGGGAACATATTCTGGTGTAGGTGGGAAAGTTGTTGTGCCTAAGATTGCACTGCGTAACAATGAGTCTCGTGATGCAGATTGGAGATCACCGTTGCTTCCTAATATGTTACTCAGGATGCCAACACCAAATGATTCAAGCTCGGATCATGTTGGTTCAGAGAGCAGGATGGAGTTCAGGGATTCAAAAGACAGCATCAAAGAGGTTAAAGTCGAGAATCGCAACATGAAGTCTGAATCCAGGGATTTGCCACAGACTGCCAAATCTGATAAACATGATGGCAGATGTGATGATAGTAAAGAATCAAAACATGAAAGAGACACATATTCTGAACCTAAGGGCAATGAGAAGCTAGATAAGGATGGTTGTAGAGGATCCAACAGCCAGTTGAATTTGAAAGATGTGAAAGAACAACACCGTCTGAAACAATATCCTGATGTCCCAGGAGGAAATGCCGAAACCGGGAAAACATCGCGAGGCAGCTTGCATGGCCCAACAGATGCTGGTAATGAAGTTTTGCATGTTGATGATAAGGACTTTTCTGAAGCTCGCGAAGCAGTTGGGGAGAACAAGGTCGATACAAAAGTTGATGACAAGCTAAAAGACAAAGATAGAAAGCGTAAAGAAGTGAAGCACTGGGATTTGGGGGAAAGAGATAAAGAAAGAAGTGATCGCCAGAACACCTTGCAGCATGATAATAACATTAATGAGAACAAAGATATGGGAAAGGAGGAAAGAGAGTCTGAGAGGGGGGGAATTGAAAAGAAAGAGccagaaaaggaaaaagataatGTGAAGGAGTTGTGGAATCGGTCAGAAAAAGAGGCTCCTCAGAATGAGAAGGTTCCTGGAAAATTTATTAAACAGGATAACTTCTCTTTGGAACTGACGAAGAAAGATCATGGTAAGTGGAAAAATGTTGACCGGGAGGCAATAGACAAAATGAAGGACAGGGATGTTGATTTAGAATCAGATAGACCCGATAAACGCATTAGGTATCATGAAAAAGAACTAGAAGACAGTATGCAAGTTGAAGGAGGCACTGAACAAGAAAGAGAAGATTGTGGGGTTCAGCAGAGAAAAAGAATGCTGCTTCCAAGAGGTAGTCCTCAATCGGGGAATCATGGGTCAGTTTTTAGATCTGGTGCCAATGATAATGAAGG GTCACAAG GTAAAACTGGTGTGTCCCGTCTTGTTTATAAAATTGGTGAGTGCATGCAAGAACTCATAAAATTGTGGAAGGAATATGAATTATTGCAAGGCGATAAAGCATGTGATGCCTCTCAAAATGGCCCGACTTTAGAAATTTGCATACCAGCAGAACTTGTTACTGCTACTAATCGGCAA GTGAGAGGTGGTCAGCTTTGGGGAACTGATGTGTATACGGTGGACTCTGATTTGGTGGCTG TTCTGATGCATACAGGATATTGTCGCCCAACAGCTTCTCCCCCTTCATCTACTACTCAGGAGTTAAGGGCTACCATCAGAGTGCTGCCACCACAAGATA GTTATATTTCTACACTGAGGAATAATGTCCGTTCCCGTGCATGGGGTGCAGCCATTGGTTGCAGTTATCGTGTTGAGCGATGTTGCTTTGTAAAG AAAGAAGGTGTGATTGTTGATCTTAAACCTTGTCTTACGCAATCATCAACTGTGGAGCCTACTTTAATTCCAGTTACTTTGGAGCGCAAAATGACTACTAGAGCTGCAGCTTCG AATGCATTACGCCAGCAAAAGTTTCTCCGTGAAGTAACAGCTCAGTTCAACCTCTGCATGGAGCCTTG GCTGAAATACAGCATGAATGCGGTTGCTGACAAAGGTCCAAAAAAGTCCCACTTTACATCGGCACGCTTAAAGAAGGGAGAAGTGCTATATGTAGAGACTCATTATCGGAG GTATGAACTATGCTTTAATCGAGAGAAGGTAGTAAAAGCTGGAACAGCGTCTGAAACTGGAAGACCTCAAATTAACAATGCACATTCCATTAATGGTGAACGAGGTGCTGTGGATGGTGAAAGCACTGTAGTGGATGTGTTCCGATGGTCTCGTGTTAAGCGCCCACTTCCCCAGACAAGTATGCAGAGTATTGGAATTCCATTGCCCCTTGAACATGTAGAG GTTATGGACGATAATATCGAGTGGGACGATATAACATGGACGCAAACTGGTGCTTGGATTGCTGGAAGAGATTACCGTATTGCTCGTGCGCATTTTATTCCCCAAAGTTAG
- the LOC121769151 gene encoding probable aquaporin NIP5-1 produces MSGDYEAGNTAISAPATPGTPTPLMPSLRVESLSYDRKSMPRCKCLPIDAPTWGAPHTCLTDFSVPDISLTRKLGAEFVGTFILIFAATAGPIVNEKYNGVESLIGNAACAGLAVMIVILSTGHISGAHLNPSLTIAFAALRHFPWVQVPAYIAAQVSASICASFALKGVFHPFLSGGVTVPSVATGQAFALEFLITFNLLFVVTAVATDTRAVGELAGIAVGATVMLNILVAGPSSGASMNPVRTLGPAVAAGNYKAIWIYLVAPTLGAVAGAAIYTLVKLRGEEEEVPRPVRSFRR; encoded by the exons ATGAGCGGGGACTACGAAGCTGGAAACACGGCGATCTCTGCACCGGCGACGCCGGGGACGCCGACGCCGCTGATGCCTTCGCTGAGGGTGGAGTCGCTGTCGTACGATCGTAAGTCAATGCCTCGGTGCAAGTGCCTGCCCATTGATGCGCCCACTTGGGGCGCCCCTCACACATGCCTCACCGACTTCTCTGTGCCAGATATCTCACTCACTCGCAag CTGGGAGCGGAGTTCGTAGGCACATTCATCCTGATATTCGCAGCGACGGCGGGGCCGATCGTGAACGAGAAGTACAACGGGGTCGAGAGCCTGATCGGGAACGCAGCGTGCGCGGGGCTGGCGGTGATGATCGTGATCCTGTCGACGGGCCACATCTCCGGTGCACATCTCAACCCATCCCTCACCATCGCCTTCGCCGCCCTCCGCCACTTCCCCTGGGTCCAAGTCCCCGCCTACATCGCCGCCCAGGTCTCCGCCTCCATCTGCGCCTCCTTCGCCCTCAAGGGCGTCTTCCACCCCTTCCTCTCCGGCGGCGTCACCGTCCCCTCCGTCGCCACCGGACAGGCCTTCGCCCTCGAGTTCCTCATCACCTTCAACCTCCTCTTCGTCGTGACAGCCGTCGCCACCGACACCCGCGCGGTCGGGGAGTTGGCGGGAATAGCGGTTGGGGCGACGGTGATGCTTAACATCCTGGTGGCGGGCCCGTCCAGCGGCGCCTCGATGAATCCGGTGCGGACGCTGGGGCCCGCGGTGGCGGCGGGGAACTACAAGGCCATATGGATATATCTGGTGGCGCCGACGCTCGGGGCGGTTGCGGGGGCGGCTATCTATACGCTTGTTAAGCTCCGTGGGGAAGAAGAGGAAGTGCCACGCCCGGTCAGGAGCTTCCGCCGCTGA